From a single Helicoverpa armigera isolate CAAS_96S chromosome 7, ASM3070526v1, whole genome shotgun sequence genomic region:
- the LOC110381264 gene encoding zinc finger protein 596 isoform X1: MQNNPQELSWQAIQAIVGVKLPPNVLRFDDIGFHLVNNTVSSAEDSDSDVEIVENGWESDNNVSSRPDHSDNEKNTSPDREQSESPVLRLVEPENNNSGKESLDYREYVEKNDTKDISPKERMTQIQIDDADSSNGNVMSIENYLEVTLSTDSEASHTCNQCNQIFSNENSLASHKCSAKPTEEKKYPCHVCSEKFPSYWDLRKHLSNHFPGMLESKSSFCHLCQKDYTKTGFMNHLRKHTGERPFVCELCHKAFSQSSSLSIHMKFHLNVRKHACTVCEKKFVTKSELSRHMTVHTKQKSYYCGVCDKAFTRSDNMKKHEKTHG, translated from the coding sequence ATGCAGAACAACCCCCAGGAGCTTTCATGGCAGGCGATTCAGGCTATCGTCGGGGTTAAACTTCCACCCAATGTACTACGATTTGACGATATTGGATTCCACTTAGTTAATAACACTGTTTCGAGTGCAGAAGACTCGGATTCAGATGTAGAAATAGTCGAAAATGGTTGGGAGTCTGATAATAATGTGTCCTCCAGACCCGACCATTCCGACAACGAAAAAAATACGTCACCAGATAGGGAACAGAGCGAGTCTCCCGTTTTGCGTCTTGTAGAACCCGAAAACAATAATTCGGGCAAAGAATCGTTAGATTACAGAGAATATGTCGAAAAAAATGATACAAAAGATATTTCACCCAAGGAACGTATGACACAAATCCAAATCGACGATGCTGATAGTTCTAACGGTAATGTTATGTCGATCGAAAACTATTTGGAGGTCACTTTATCAACTGACTCTGAGGCTAGTCATACCTGCAATCAATGTAACCAAATATTCTCAAATGAGAATTCACTTGCCTCACATAAATGTAGTGCAAAACCCACCGAAGAAAAAAAGTACCCTTGTCATGTGTGCTCTGAAAAGTTTCCAAGCTACTGGGATCTAAGGAAACATCTTAGTAACCATTTTCCCGGTATGTTGGAATCTAAGTCAAGCTTTTGTCACCTTTGTCAAAAAGACTATACGAAAACTGGATTTATGAATCATTTACGCAAACACACGGGAGAAAGGCCATTTGTTTGTGAACTTTGTCACAAAGCTTTCTCTCAATCAAGTTCACTTTCAATTCACATGAAATTCCATCTGAATGTGCGGAAGCACGCTTGTACAGTATGTGAGAAGAAATTTGTAACCAAAAGTGAGCTGTCCCGTCACATGACAGTGCACACTAAGCAGAAATCTTACTATTGTGGAGTTTGCGACAAAGCTTTTACTCGCTCTGATAATATGAAGAAACATGAGAAAACTCATGGGTAA
- the LOC110381264 gene encoding protein FRA10AC1 homolog isoform X2 — protein MSARLRNLNPYELHKYLVNVYCLNTQGSASSLKRDTSRDRTDLDVIRENHKFLWQEDDVADTWEKQLAKKYCDKLFKEYCICDLSRYKENKVALRWRVEKEVVLGKGQFQCGNKVCNNDDDLKSWEVNFAYMEDNEKKNTLVKLRLCPGCSDLLNYRSKKREVKRLKKSHKKTKKAKIPEKDGNDENGQHSGTQDNLEEQPSTSAEAVASETDDGVWKTGSQENEEKTREEEFEEYLEELLL, from the exons ATGTCTGCAAGATTGCGTAATCTTAATCCATATGAATTGCATAAATACTTAGTTAATGTTTATTGTCTCAATACGCAAGGTTCGGCTTCATCTTTGAAGCGAGACACTTCCAGAGACAGAACTGACCTTGACGTTATAAGGGAAAACCACAAATTCTTGTGGCAGGAAGATGATGTTGCCGATACATGGGAGAAGCAATTAGCCAAAAAGTACTGCGACAAATTATTTAAAGAGTACTGCATTTGTGATTTGAGCAGATATAAAGAAAACAAA GTAGCCCTGCGTTGGCGCGTCGAGAAAGAAGTAGTGCTCGGAAAGGGTCAGTTTCAATGCGGAAATAAGGTGTGCAACAATGATGATGATCTCAAGTCCTGGGAGGTCAACTTCGCTTACATGGAAGATAACGAGAAGAAAAATACTCTCGTGAAGCTTC GTTTATGCCCGGGATGCTCTGACCTGCTGAACTACAGGTCAAAGAAACGTGAAGTCAAACGCCTTAAGAAGAGCCACAAGAAAACAAAGAAGGCTAAAATTCCAGAAAAGGATGGAAACGATGAGAACGGACAGCATTCCGGTACTCAAGATAATCTTGAGGAACAACCTTCCACTTCAGCTGAAGCGGTAGCTTCTGAAACAGATGATGGCGTGTGGAAGACAG GATCGCAGGAGAATGAAGAGAAGACTCGTGAGGAAGAATTTGAGGAGTATTTGGAGGAGTTATtactataa